Proteins found in one Rhinoderma darwinii isolate aRhiDar2 unplaced genomic scaffold, aRhiDar2.hap1 Scaffold_765, whole genome shotgun sequence genomic segment:
- the LOC142730612 gene encoding gap junction gamma-1 protein-like: protein MPNMSWSFLTRLLEEIHNHSTFVGKVWLSVLIVFRIVLTAVGGESIYSDEQSKFTCNTKQPGCDNVCYDAFAPLSHVRFWVFQIIMISAPSVMYLGYAIHRIARVSEEDRRKYTLKKKKKSRWRTGEEAEDPDDEEEEPMIYEAPAEPQKVESKKHDGRRRIQEEGLMRVYVSQLLARAVFEVGFLAGQYFLYGFQVLPSFKCSTAPCPHTVDCFVSRPTEKTIFLLIMYVVSCLCLLLNICEMFHLGIGTIRDAIRSRRTISARQPPYNYSYPKNITSPPEYNMVVRSDKSTKLPNSAMAHEQNLANVAQEHQCTGPDDPLPPDLTSLHKHLRVAQEQLDIAFQSYNSQVNGPTSRTSSPASGGTVVEQNRVNTAHEKQGAKPKAASDKGSTSSKDGKTSVWI from the coding sequence ATGCCCAATATGAGCTGGAGCTTCTTAACCCGTCTCCTAGAAGAAATCCACAATCACTCCACCTTCGTGGGGAAGGTATGGCTCAGCGTCCTCATCGTCTTCCGGATAGTCCTGACCGCGGTGGGCGGAGAATCCATCTACTCGGATGAGCAGAGTAAGTTCACGTGTAACACCAAGCAGCCGGGCTGCGATAACGTCTGCTACGACGCCTTCGCTCCGCTCTCCCACGTGCGCTTCTGGGTCTTCCAGATCATCATGATTTCTGCTCCATCCGTCATGTATCTCGGCTACGCCATTCACAGGATCGCCCGCGTCTCCGAGGAAGACAGACGGAAATACACCctcaagaagaagaagaaatccAGGTGGAGGACGGGTGAGGAGGCAGAAGATCCAGACGATGAGGAAGAGGAGCCCATGATCTACGAGGCCCCGGCGGAACCCCAGAAAGTGGAGAGTAAGAAGCACGACGGGCGGCGGCGCATCCAGGAGGAGGGTCTCATGAGGGTCTACGTGTCCCAGCTGCTGGCCAGGGCCGTGTTTGAGGTCGGCTTCTTGGCCGGACAATACTTCTTGTATGGCTTCCAGGTTCTCCCGTCCTTTAAGTGCAGCACGGCGCCGTGTCCTCACACCGTGGACTGCTTCGTGTCCAGACCCACGGAGAAGACCATATTCCTCCTCATCATGTACGTGGTCAGCTGCCTGTGCCTGCTGCTCAATATCTGTGAGATGTTCCACCTCGGCATCGGCACCATCAGAGACGCCATCCGTAGCAGAAGGACTATCAGCGCCCGACAGCCGCCGTATAACTACTCCTACCCAAAGAACATCACTTCCCCCCCGGAATACAATATGGTGGTCCGATCCGACAAGTCCACCAAACTCCCAAACAGCGCGATGGCGCATGAGCAGAACCTGGCCAACGTGGCCCAAGAGCATCAATGTACGGGCCCCGATGACCCCCTGCCCCCGGACCTCACCTCTTTACATAAACACTTGCGGGTGGCCCAGGAGCAGCTAGACATCGCCTTCCAGTCCTATAATTCTCAGGTCAATGGTCCCACGTCCAGGACCAGCAGCCCAGCGTCCGGGGGGACCGTGGTGGAGCAGAACCGGGTCAACACCGCCCAtgaaaagcaaggagccaaacCCAAAGCTGCGTCCGATAAAGGAAGCACCAGCAGCAAAGACGGGAAAACCTCGGTCTGGATCTGA